Genomic window (Hyalangium minutum):
CCCAGCAACTACCGCATCCGCGCCGAGCCCGCAGACCACTGCGTCTCCACTATCGAGGCCGTCGTCGAGGTGCTCGGCGCCCTGGAGGGCGGAGACACCTCGCGCTTCGATGCCATGCTCCAGCCCTTCGAGTTCATGGTGGACACCCAGCTCGAGAGCCAGTCCCATCGCGACGATCCACCCCGCCGCCGCATCTTCAAGGCGCCCTGGCGTCCACCCTTGGAGCTGCGCTCGCTGGCCGACGAGCTCCCCCAGCTCGTGCTCCTGTACGCCGAGGCCAACGCCCACCCCGCCGAGGAGGGCATCCCTCCCGAATTGGTCCACCTCGTGGCCTGCCGCGTCGCCACGAATGAGCGCTTCGAGGCCCTGCTCGCCCCCCGTCAGCCGCTGGCCCGCAGCACGCCGCTGCACACGGAACTCCCTGAGGAGTCCCTCCGCGCGGGCGAGGACCGGGACCAGGCCCTGGCCCGCTTCGAGGCGTTCCTGCGCCCCGATGACGTGCTCGCCGTCTGGACCACCTACGCCCTGGATCTGCTCTGGCGCGATGGCGTCTCCCGCCGCGACGCCACGAACATCCGCCTCGCCACCGCTCGCGCGCTGAAGGGCAAGGCCGGAGGCGTGGAGCAGGCCGTGTCCGCCCTCAACGCCCAGCTCCCCGAGCGCTGGGCTCCCGGACGCGCGGGCCGCCGCATCCAGGCCCTGGAGGCCGTGGTTCGCGAGCTCATCCATCGCGGACAGGCCTTGCAGCCGCCTCTCAAGAAGAGCGGCTCCTGACCGGAGTCCTCCTCAGACGCGCTGGCTGCGGCCGAACGAAGTCCCCACAGTCGTCGCCGCGGGCCGCCACGGGAACGTGAGCCTGCGCAGCCGCCGCAGCAAGCGCGCCACCGCGTAGCAGGCCGCGAGCAGCCCCAGCCCGGCGAGCAGCGCGGGAACCAGCTCGAGCGTAGGGCCCACCCGGTCGGACAGGCCCGGCGTCCCCGCCCAGCCGTACACCACGGGCAGGTGGAGCAGGTACACCCAGAGCGACAGCAGGCCCAAGGGCGCCAGCAGCCGGGTGAGCCGCACCGGCGCGAAGTTCGCCACGGCCAGCACGATCAGCCCCTGTCCCACGCGGAAGGCCACGAGCCATGCGCTCGTGGGAGCCCAATCCGCGGGGAGCTTCAGCGTGGCCCCCAGCATCCCCGCGCCCAGCGCCGCGAGCACCACGCCCTGAGGCCACCCCGGCCGCAGCATGCGCAGCAGCCAGGCCAACAGCGAGCCCACGAAGAAGTAGCTGGCCCACGGGAAGAGCGTGAACTGGCTCCCGTCCATCCCCGTGGCTTGCCGCAGGGCGATGGGCAGGTTCGGCCCGAATTGCCACACCGCCGGGCTCGCCAGCACGATGCCCACCGCCAGCACCCCGAGCACCAGCGTCCGGATCCGGCTCCCCCGCGCGAGCGAGAGCACGGTGGCCCCCACCAGCAAACTCGCGCCAATGCACTGGAGCGCATCGAACGCGAAGAGCTGGGCCATGAGCGCCTCGCTCCAGCCCAGCGCCTGGACGGCCTCCCAGCCTGGCCAGCGCAGCAGGTAGCCCAGGAAGATCAACAGGAGCGCTCGCCGCACGAGCCGCCCATAGATGCCCCGCGAGCCCTCCGTGCGGCGATCCATCGCGGCCACCACCGCCCAGCCGCTCACCAGCAGGAAGAGGGGCGCGGTGAGGCCACGCAGCGACCAGTAGTGCTGCACCCACTCGTTCTCGCGAGCGCTCGGAGACAGCAGGGCATGCAGCGTGTGGCCTATCACCATCGCCAGCACGGCGAAGCCGCGCGCCGCATCCAGCGCGGGATGGCGAGGAGGAGGCCGCAAGCTGAAGGAGCCCGAGAGAGGCACGCACGGATCAGCATAAGGGCGGCCCCCGCTCAAGCCCAGAATCCGGCCTGACAGGCGTACAGGGACTGTCAGTGTGGGTTCTCTCTACAGGCTTGTGGTGGGACGCGAAGGTGGGGGGCCGCTGGTAAGGTGCACGCCATGAAGGCGCCCTCTCGCCTCCAGCACTGCCTTGGACGCGCCATCGCCCTCTGGGGGGTGCTCGGGGCGTTGGCGCTGCGGGCGATGGCCTCGTCACCCGAGCCCGTGAAGGCCCCCCCGCCACAACCGGAGCCTCTGCCCTACGAGAAGCTGGTGGCGCCCTTCCAGCCGCCCCCCGCCGTGAGCAGCGCGCCCGCCCCCGAGGACACCGAGGCCCGCATTGCCCTGGGGCGGCTGCTCTTCTTCGACGCGCGGCTCTCCAAGAACCACGACGTCTCCTGCAACACCTGCCACGATCTGGCCACCAACGGGGCGGATCACCAGCCACTCTCCCAGGGGCATCAGAAGCGGAAGGGCCGGCGCAACTCGCCCACCGTCTACAATGTCGGCGGCTACATCGCCCAGTTCTGGGACGGCCGAGCGCCCACCCTGGAGGTCCAGGCGGAGGGGCCCCTCTTCGATGAAGACGAGATGGCCATGCCGGACGACCGGCGCGTCCTGGCGACGCTCACCTCCATGCCGGAGTACGTGAAGCGCTTCCAGGCGGCCTTCCCGGGCGAGAAGAAGCCCGTCACGCTGAGCAACCTCACGCGGTCCCTCGCGGCCTTCCAGCGCCAGCTCACCACCCGCTCCCGCTTCGATCGATTCCTCGCGGGCCAGCGGGAGGCGCTCACCGAGCAAGAGCGCCGCGGGCTGGAGCTCTTCGTCACCGCTGGCTGCGTCACCTGCCATAACGGGCCCGCGGTGGGCGGCACCTCTCTCCAGAAGCTGGGGCTCGTGGAGGCGTTCCCAAAGATTGCGGACCTCGGCCGGTACGAGGTGACGCGGGAGGAGGAGGACCGGATGAAGTTTCGCGTCCCCACGCTGCGCAACGTGGAGAAGACGGCGCCCTACCTTCATGACGGCTCCGTGGCGCAGCTGGACGAGATGGTTCGCGTCATGGCCCGGTACCAGCTCGGCAAGACGCTGAGCCCGGAGCAGGTGGAGTCGCTGGTGGCCTTCCTGCGCAGCCTCACCGGCGAGCTGCCCGCGCGCTACGCCGCCCCGCCCGAGCTCCCCAAGAGCACGCGCAAGACGCCCAAGCCCGACCCCACGTGAAGGGCAGTGCACGCTGCGCCCGCCGGTAGTAAGAGCGGGGCATGAACTTCCTGTTCCAGGCCCACTCCGGCCTCCGCTACCTGGTCCTGCTCACGGGTGTCGTCTCCCTGGCCTACTTCGTGTCCGGCCTCGCCACGAAGCGCCCGGTGGACAAGGGCGTTCGCATCCTCGGCGCCGCCTTCACCGGCCTGCTCGATCTGCAGATCCTCCTCGGCATCGGCATGGTTGCCTTGGGGCGCTTCTATCCGCAGCTCATCGGCCACATCGTGATGATGCTGCTGGCCGCCACGGTCACCCACGTGCTGCTCGTGGTGAACCGCAAGCGCCCCAACCCCGGCTACGTGCTCCCGGCGGTGGCCGTCGCGGTGGCCTTGGCGCTCATCTTCGGCGGCATCATGGCCATTGGCCGGGGCGTGCTCACCCACACCACCCCCGTGAGCTGAGGCGCGAGTCCGGACGTCAGTTCAGCAGATCCCGGCCGCGGAGCACCTCCGTGGCCAGCTCCTCGAGCGCCTCCGGCGGGAGGCACGTGCGCACCAGGGGGAACAGGTACTGCTCCTCCAGGTGGAGGTGGACCTCCATCAGGAGCATCAGCTGTTGGCTGCCCCGGGCCAGGGACTCGGCCAGCTCGCCGTAGCGCTCCGGCGAGTCCCGCAGCGTCAGCCACAGGGGCACCAGCTTGCTCAGGGCCTGCTCGATGGCCTCGTGCTGCAGCTTCATCCCCCACAGGTGCCGCATCATCTCCGTGGAGATCGTCGTGGTGAACAGGCGGGGCAGGAGGGCGAAGTCCTCGGCCTCGAAGTGCTGCGGCAGCCGCTGGGTGAAGTAGCGGGCCACGCGCGCCGCGGTCCCCGAGAGCTCCGCCGGAGTGGCTCCCTGCGCATGGCCCAGCCGGAGGGCCAGCGCGGTGAAGTGCCGGATGCGCTGCTGGCTCGCGAGCAGGAGCTGGAGCACATCCCTCTGCTCGGTCCGGGACTTGTCAGCGGAAGGGGGCAGGGGTGGGGAAAAGTGCATGGCTCGTGGGGCTGATCCAGACGTAATCACGCCTTCTCAGAACCGCTACTGTAAGCCATGACTCCCAGTGGCTTCTATGTCCGGAAGGCCACCCGGAGTGTCCAGCCGGCGGCAGGCTCGTGTGGGCGGGGTTGCTATCGTCTCCGAGCATGAGTGAGGACTCGGAACTGCCCCTGGCCAACGCGGGCCGCGAGAAGCATGCACGGGAGTTGTTTCCCTACCGTGAGCAGACTCCCGAGGAGTATGCCGCTCGCCACTTCCACGAGTGGATGACATTCTCCTTCGACGATTTCCGCTACTCGGACCCGGAGCTGGATGCCTGGATCGCACGGCTGGGGCAGATCTTCTTCAAGCGCCCGGGAGCGCCGTCGATCGAAGAGCTCCGCGCGCGGTTCCTGACGCCTCAGGAGCTCGAGGCCATCCACGAGCGGGAGCAAGAGGCGTTCTGATCAGGGACTCGGGTGGTGGGCCAGCCACGCTCCGGCCCCCGTTCCCTTGAGCCTGCGCACATCGGCGCAGGATGCAGTACCTCTCGGAGAGGGACCCCTCGTCTGGATCCACTTCACACGGTAGGGACACCTGGCGTCCTGATCCGTAGGCCTCCGCGAGGCTGGGTGACGACGCACCCGGTCATCCCGGCACCCCGCCTCACTGGGAAGTGTTGGAGTCTCTCGCACTCGTGGCAAGCTGAGGAGTGGCCCCGCCCCTCCAGGGCCTGCTCCCAGCGTAGGAAGACGACGACATGACCGAAGCCACACCGCTCGCCAGCCCGTCGGCCGCAGCGCCCCGATGCGCGCGCCCCCGGTGCTCCCCGTTCGCGCTGGCGCGTCCCCTGGTGATCGCCTCGTTGCTGATCAGTGTCAGCGCGCTCGCGCAGCCTCAGACGCTGCCCAAGCTCGAGCTGGAGCGACTCACGCTCAACCCCAATGGGGCCGGCTCGCTGCTGGTGGGCACCGGTGAGGTGCTGAACGCGGGCGGCTACCGCTTCTCCTTCACCGGGCACTACCAGCATGATCCGCTCGCCCTCTACCGCGATGGCGAGAAGCAGGGCTCGCTGGTGAAGGGCCGCGTCACCGGCCACCTGTCGGCCGCCTACGCCCTCTTCAACTGGCTGGAGCTCTCCGCCCAGGTGCCCGTGCTGCTGACGCAGAGCGGGGATGATCTCACGCAGTTCATCCCCGAGCAGCCCTCCACGGGGCCGGGGCTCGGCACTCCCTACCTGGGCGTGCGCTTCGGCCTGCTGTCCCAGGAGGATGAGCAGCCCGTGGATCTCTCGCTGGGGGCTCAGGTGGGCCTGCCGGTGGGCAGCGCCTCAGCGCTGGCGAAGGATGGCTCTCCGCGCATCATCCCGAGCGTGATGGTGGGCCGGCGGTTCGGCTCACTGCGGGCCGGCCTGGACGCGGGCATCGTGGTGCGCTCCGTCTCCACGCTCGTGGAGGACTTCAACATTCAGGACGAGGTGGGGAGCGAGCTGCGCCTCGGCGGCGTGCTGGCCACCACGGGCGAGGGGATCCGCGGCGAGCTGAACCTCATTGGCTCCGTGCCCTTCTCCCGCTCGGGCGGAACCCTGGAGGCGCTGGCGGGCGCGCGGCTGCCGATGAGCTCGAAGATCGAGGCCTACGGACTGGCGGGCGTGGCCGTGGGCGAGGCTCCCGGCACTCCCACCTTCCGCGCGCTGCTGGGCGTGGCTTATGGGCACACGCCGCCCCGGTGCGTGGCCGGCGGCAAGCACACGGCCGAGGAGTGCCCGGATCTGGATGACGACAACGACGGGGTGAAGAACGCCCTCGACACGTGCCAGGGCCAGAGCGGCCGGGTGGATGCGCAGGGCTGCCCGGTGAAGGACGTGGATGGCGACGGCGTGGTGGATCCGGACGACAAGTGCGTGACGGTGCCGGGCCTGGCGCAGTTCCAGGGCTGCCCGGACACGGACAAGGATGGCATCGAGGACACGGCGGACAAGTGCCCGCAGGTGCCCGGTGTGGCGCAGTTCCAGGGCTGCCCGGACACGGACAAGGACGGCATCGAGGACGCGGCGGACAAGTGCCCGCAGGTGCCCGGCGTGGCGCAGTTCCAGGGCTGCCCGGACACGGACAAGGACGGCATCGAGGACGCGGCGGACGCCTGCCCGACGGAGCCCGGTATCGCCGAGCTGAAGGGCTGCCCGGCCAAGGACACGGATGGTGACACGCTGGCGGATCACCGCGACAACTGCCCGACGGAGCCCGGCCCGGTGGACAACCAGGGCTGCCCGGTGAAGGAGAAGCAGATCGTCGCCATCCAGAAGGATCGCCTGGAGATCAAGGACAAGGTCTACTTCGACACCGACAAGGCGACGATCCAGCGCCGCAGCTTCAAGCTGCTGGATCAGATCGCCAAGGTCATCATCGAGCACCCGGAGCTGGAGAAGGTCTGGATCGAGGGCCACTCGGACGAGCGAGGCAGCAACATGTACAACACCGAGCTGTCTCAGCGCCGCGCAGAGGCGGTGCGTGAGTACCTCATCAAGAAGGGTGTGGCGCCGGGGCGCCTGGATGCGAAGGGCATGGGCCGTTCGAGGCCTGTCGCGCCGAACACCACGGAAGCGGGCCGGGCGGCCAACCGCCGGGTCGAATTCCTCACCACACCGCGCGAGGGCGCGCAGCCGTAGGCGCGGGGGACTTCACACATGAAGAACGCATCTTCGAGGAACTTCATCCGCACCGCGCTGCTCGCGGTGGTCCTGTGCGCGCTGCCCGCGCTCGCGGGCGAGGACATCTACGGCGTCGGCCTGGGGACGGACGGTGCGTTCTCCGTGGGCGCGGGCAACGTCGTCATCAACCGGCATGCCATCCTCCGGACGTCGGTGTCCGCAGGCGCCATGTTCATCGACGTCACCCCGATCACCGCCCCCCCCGCTCCGGCCTGGTCCATCGCCCAGAATGATCTGGTGATGATCCTCCAGAGTACGGGGATTCAGCCGGAGCCCATCTCTGGCACTGCGGGACCTACCGATATCTCCACGAATGTCGTGGGGCGTTGGGAGCTGGCGAAGGTGGGCACGATCGCCGGTAACAGGCTGAACCTGACGCAGCCGCTGCTCAACGGCTACACGGCCAACCACACCCAGATCGTCCGCGTGCCGCAGTACACCAATGTCACGGCGAGCGGGACCGGCGTCATCGTGGCCCGCCCGTGGGATGGACAGACCGGTGGCGTCATCGCCTTCCTGGCGACGGGGACGGTGACCGTCAACACCTCCATCGATGCCACGAGCCTCGGCTTCCGGGGAGGGCAGTTCACGCAGGACACCTCCAGCGCGACGTCCTGCTCGGGCTTGGATCAGCTTCCCAACGCGGGGGCGCAGAAGGGCGAGGGCGTCGTCTACTCGCGGTACGCCTCGAGCTGGGCCACGGGGTATGGCCGCCTGGCCAACGGTGGCGGCGGCGGTATCTGCACGAGGTCCGGTGGTGGCGGCGGCGGCAACGCGGGCGCCGGCGGCAATGGCGGCAACAGCCAGGAGGGCAATCCCGTGGGCGGCCAGGGTGGCACGGCGATGATCTACTCGTCGCTCACGCGCCTGATCCCGGGCGGTGGCGGCGGACCGGGCCACATCAAGGGGTCCACGACCGCAGCAGGAGGGCAGGGCGGAGGCATCATTTTCATCCGCGCGAACCGGCTCGCCGGCTCGGGTACCATTCTGGCGGACGGCTTCTTCTCCGAGGACGTCACCACGGGAGATGGAGCGGGCGGTGGCGGCGCGGGCGGCAACATCCACATGCGCTTCACGGGGACGGCGGACTGCAACCCCTCGCGCGTTCACGCCTGGGGCGGCAAGGGCGGGAGCACGACGGCGACCAACGCGGGGCCGGGTGGTGGTGGTGGTGGTGGCCGGATCCTCTTCCAGGCCTGCAACGGCGGCAATTGCGTGTTGAACAACTCCTCCGTCAACGGAGGCACTGGGGGCCTCACGGGCTTTGGGTTGGCCAACGGTGCGACCGCGGGTGCGCCCGGTGCCCTCACCGTGCTGCCCGACTGCTACTCGCCGCTGGCCGCGCCGGTGGTAGTGGCTCCGGCCAACGGTTCCAGCACCAACAACTCCCGGCCGGTCTACTCGGGCACCCTCGCGTTGCCCATCCCGACGGGCACGGAGATCATCATCTACGTGGACAACGTCGAGGTGGGGCGCGTGGCTCCCGATTCGGCGGGCAACTGGAGCTTCACGCAGCCCACCAACCTGACCACGGGATCGCACTCGGTGTACGCCGTGGCGGTCAACACCTCGCAGAACCTTCAGAGCATCCCGAGCAACACCAACA
Coding sequences:
- the agmC gene encoding adventurous gliding motility protein AgmC; amino-acid sequence: MKNASSRNFIRTALLAVVLCALPALAGEDIYGVGLGTDGAFSVGAGNVVINRHAILRTSVSAGAMFIDVTPITAPPAPAWSIAQNDLVMILQSTGIQPEPISGTAGPTDISTNVVGRWELAKVGTIAGNRLNLTQPLLNGYTANHTQIVRVPQYTNVTASGTGVIVARPWDGQTGGVIAFLATGTVTVNTSIDATSLGFRGGQFTQDTSSATSCSGLDQLPNAGAQKGEGVVYSRYASSWATGYGRLANGGGGGICTRSGGGGGGNAGAGGNGGNSQEGNPVGGQGGTAMIYSSLTRLIPGGGGGPGHIKGSTTAAGGQGGGIIFIRANRLAGSGTILADGFFSEDVTTGDGAGGGGAGGNIHMRFTGTADCNPSRVHAWGGKGGSTTATNAGPGGGGGGGRILFQACNGGNCVLNNSSVNGGTGGLTGFGLANGATAGAPGALTVLPDCYSPLAAPVVVAPANGSSTNNSRPVYSGTLALPIPTGTEIIIYVDNVEVGRVAPDSAGNWSFTQPTNLTTGSHSVYAVAVNTSQNLQSIPSNTNTFTVDLTPPAAPVVTAPANGATTNSTPTYTGTAEPNSTVTVIVDGNPVGTVVANGSGAWSLPQPTALTDAMHTVRATATDAAGNTGPSSATHTFTVDTTPPAAPVVVTPVNGSRTNNNRPTYTGTAEPGISVTVIVDGNPVGIVTADASGNWSFTQPTALTDASHTVRATATDTAGNTSPSSATHTFTVDTTPPAAPVVTAPANGSRTNNNRPTYTGTAEPNSTVTVIVDGTSVGTVVADGSGNWSLLQPTALTDASHTVRATAMDAAGNTSVSSATHTFIVDTTPPAAPVVTAPANGSRTNNNRPTYTGTAEPNSTVTVIVDGNPVGTAVADGSGNWSLPQPTA
- a CDS encoding cytochrome-c peroxidase — translated: MKAPSRLQHCLGRAIALWGVLGALALRAMASSPEPVKAPPPQPEPLPYEKLVAPFQPPPAVSSAPAPEDTEARIALGRLLFFDARLSKNHDVSCNTCHDLATNGADHQPLSQGHQKRKGRRNSPTVYNVGGYIAQFWDGRAPTLEVQAEGPLFDEDEMAMPDDRRVLATLTSMPEYVKRFQAAFPGEKKPVTLSNLTRSLAAFQRQLTTRSRFDRFLAGQREALTEQERRGLELFVTAGCVTCHNGPAVGGTSLQKLGLVEAFPKIADLGRYEVTREEEDRMKFRVPTLRNVEKTAPYLHDGSVAQLDEMVRVMARYQLGKTLSPEQVESLVAFLRSLTGELPARYAAPPELPKSTRKTPKPDPT
- a CDS encoding hemerythrin domain-containing protein, which translates into the protein MHFSPPLPPSADKSRTEQRDVLQLLLASQQRIRHFTALALRLGHAQGATPAELSGTAARVARYFTQRLPQHFEAEDFALLPRLFTTTISTEMMRHLWGMKLQHEAIEQALSKLVPLWLTLRDSPERYGELAESLARGSQQLMLLMEVHLHLEEQYLFPLVRTCLPPEALEELATEVLRGRDLLN
- a CDS encoding OmpA family protein; translated protein: MTEATPLASPSAAAPRCARPRCSPFALARPLVIASLLISVSALAQPQTLPKLELERLTLNPNGAGSLLVGTGEVLNAGGYRFSFTGHYQHDPLALYRDGEKQGSLVKGRVTGHLSAAYALFNWLELSAQVPVLLTQSGDDLTQFIPEQPSTGPGLGTPYLGVRFGLLSQEDEQPVDLSLGAQVGLPVGSASALAKDGSPRIIPSVMVGRRFGSLRAGLDAGIVVRSVSTLVEDFNIQDEVGSELRLGGVLATTGEGIRGELNLIGSVPFSRSGGTLEALAGARLPMSSKIEAYGLAGVAVGEAPGTPTFRALLGVAYGHTPPRCVAGGKHTAEECPDLDDDNDGVKNALDTCQGQSGRVDAQGCPVKDVDGDGVVDPDDKCVTVPGLAQFQGCPDTDKDGIEDTADKCPQVPGVAQFQGCPDTDKDGIEDAADKCPQVPGVAQFQGCPDTDKDGIEDAADACPTEPGIAELKGCPAKDTDGDTLADHRDNCPTEPGPVDNQGCPVKEKQIVAIQKDRLEIKDKVYFDTDKATIQRRSFKLLDQIAKVIIEHPELEKVWIEGHSDERGSNMYNTELSQRRAEAVREYLIKKGVAPGRLDAKGMGRSRPVAPNTTEAGRAANRRVEFLTTPREGAQP
- a CDS encoding tRNA-uridine aminocarboxypropyltransferase produces the protein MRPVCLRCRRPEATCYCARLPRLETRTRVVFLQHPRERRVAIGTARMAHLSLPNSELHIGVDFTGHRRLEELAAHSERVAVLFPGPGAMTLEEARAHPPESLIVVDGTWPLAKKVVKTNPLLASLPRIGFTPRRPSNYRIRAEPADHCVSTIEAVVEVLGALEGGDTSRFDAMLQPFEFMVDTQLESQSHRDDPPRRRIFKAPWRPPLELRSLADELPQLVLLYAEANAHPAEEGIPPELVHLVACRVATNERFEALLAPRQPLARSTPLHTELPEESLRAGEDRDQALARFEAFLRPDDVLAVWTTYALDLLWRDGVSRRDATNIRLATARALKGKAGGVEQAVSALNAQLPERWAPGRAGRRIQALEAVVRELIHRGQALQPPLKKSGS
- a CDS encoding acyltransferase family protein, whose amino-acid sequence is MPLSGSFSLRPPPRHPALDAARGFAVLAMVIGHTLHALLSPSARENEWVQHYWSLRGLTAPLFLLVSGWAVVAAMDRRTEGSRGIYGRLVRRALLLIFLGYLLRWPGWEAVQALGWSEALMAQLFAFDALQCIGASLLVGATVLSLARGSRIRTLVLGVLAVGIVLASPAVWQFGPNLPIALRQATGMDGSQFTLFPWASYFFVGSLLAWLLRMLRPGWPQGVVLAALGAGMLGATLKLPADWAPTSAWLVAFRVGQGLIVLAVANFAPVRLTRLLAPLGLLSLWVYLLHLPVVYGWAGTPGLSDRVGPTLELVPALLAGLGLLAACYAVARLLRRLRRLTFPWRPAATTVGTSFGRSQRV